The genomic DNA CGGTTGTACGGAAACATTCGTCAAGTCCTTGACGATTCCTTCTTCGACTTGAACCTGGAGGGTTTCCCGGTCTTTCATGAACTTGAAAAGCCCATTGTTGAAATCGGTCCCGGATTCCTTGAAGAAGATTCCTTCGTAGCGCATGGCCTTTGTGTGCTTGAATGTGAGACGATATTGATCGTCTTCTTCCACGAGGTAAGCACGGCAGCCTTTCTCAAAATGTCCGTCAGGGTTCTTGAGGGCGCGGGACACTGAAATGATGTGAAGGTCCACAAATGGGACTTCACGCAGCAAAGAGTTGATGATGGACCCTTTGGCGATTTGTTCCCAGCGGCTCTGGGCAGTCTGTCCAAGGATGATCTGAGTGACGTTCCGCTCTCGTGATACTTCGGCGATCACCTTGGAAATCGGGCGCTTTTCGTTATCTTTTATGATGAAGGCATCGGCATTGTGCTTCTCGGCTAGTTCTTTCCACTGGGAAATGTAGGCCGATTTCTCTGCATCCAGTTCATCGAAGGGTTTCGGATCGACAGTAAGGATGTAAAGAGGGCATTTCATCATATTGGCGATCTTGCATCCGCGCTGGATGAGACGCTCCCCGTTCGGTCCGTAATAGACACACACCAGGATGCTTTCATCCATCCGTTCTTTTATCGGTTTCATGATTATTTTCACCTCGAAGCTGTGTAAATTTCCCTTGCTATCTTCAAACTATGTATGACTATAACGCATGCCATAATAGTCGTCAATGGATTTCTTACTATATCTAGAAGTTCCGAAAGATTAAGAAATAGATTGTTGAAAATTATTCAAAAAGGAGGGGCTCATTTGTCTTGGATCCATTTAGCCGTCTTGCTCCCGATTTTGTTCGCCATCTTGGTTCCATTCATCTATAAACTGGTTTCACCGAAGATCCATACCGGCTGGTTCGTTCTCGTTGTTCCACTTTTGATCTTCATCTACCTATTAACCTTTATCCCCAATATTTCAGCCGGAAATACGTATGAAGCATCTGTGTCATGGATTCCTGCATACGATATCGACTTTGTCCTCACTGTCGATGGCCTCAGTCTATTATTCGGCCTTCTGATCACCGGGATCGGAAGCTTGGTCATCTTTTATTCCATTTACTATATGTCGAAGCACCGTGAAGCGCTACACAACTTCTATGTGTATCTGCTCCTCTTCATGGGGGCCATGCTCGGTCTGGTGTTCTCGGATAATATTTATGTCCTGTATGTTTTCTGGGAAATGACGAGTATATCCTCGTTGCTCCTCATTGCGTACTGGTATGAACGGGAGCGTTCCCGCTACGGGGCGCAGAAGTCCATGCTCATCACCGTGTTCGGCGGTCTTGCCATGCTTGCGGGCCTCATCATGATCAGCATGATGACAGGAACAAACAGTATAAGGGACATCTTGTCACAGGCC from Rossellomorea marisflavi includes the following:
- a CDS encoding universal stress protein: MKPIKERMDESILVCVYYGPNGERLIQRGCKIANMMKCPLYILTVDPKPFDELDAEKSAYISQWKELAEKHNADAFIIKDNEKRPISKVIAEVSRERNVTQIILGQTAQSRWEQIAKGSIINSLLREVPFVDLHIISVSRALKNPDGHFEKGCRAYLVEEDDQYRLTFKHTKAMRYEGIFFKESGTDFNNGLFKFMKDRETLQVQVEEGIVKDLTNVSVQPNDSEDDDYL